The following coding sequences are from one uncultured Bacteroides sp. window:
- a CDS encoding transglycosylase SLT domain-containing protein, which yields MRIFLKRYLLFFILILFLAIACHNQHREVKKQTYDLPQIKDSGKLVVLTLYSSTSYFIYRGQEMGLQYELSEQFAKSLGLKLKVEVARSVPELIQKLKDKEGDLIAYNLPVTKELKDSLTYCGEKIITHQVIVQKSSWKKRPLKDVTQLIGKDIYVKPGKYLRRLENLNRELGGGIKIHQVSNDSITVEDLITQVSKGEIPYTVCDNDLARLNATYYPNINTQLSISFDQRSSWAVRRDCPLLAQAANEWNKKKLASTAYKASMKRYFERSKTIVYSPILSLREGKISHFDKLFKKYAKNIDWDWRLLASLAYTESNFDTTAVSWAGAKGLMQLMPATGRAMGIPVGKEENPEESIKAATKYITATSKRLKMIPDKKERVKFILASYNAGLGHVSDAMALAKKYGKNPYIWRNNVEKYILLKSNEQYFTDPVCHYGYFRGIETYNFVRDIISRYEVYKTKIKK from the coding sequence ATGCGTATATTCTTAAAGCGTTATTTGCTTTTTTTTATATTAATTCTTTTTTTAGCTATTGCTTGCCACAATCAGCATAGGGAAGTTAAAAAACAGACCTATGATCTTCCGCAAATAAAAGACAGTGGAAAATTAGTAGTGTTAACTTTATATAGCTCCACCTCTTATTTTATATATCGAGGTCAAGAGATGGGACTTCAATATGAATTAAGTGAGCAGTTTGCTAAAAGTCTTGGTCTTAAACTCAAAGTAGAAGTAGCCCGAAGTGTTCCTGAGTTAATACAAAAATTGAAAGACAAAGAAGGAGATTTAATAGCCTACAATCTTCCAGTAACAAAAGAGTTAAAAGACAGTCTTACTTATTGTGGAGAAAAAATTATTACTCATCAAGTTATCGTTCAAAAAAGCAGTTGGAAAAAGAGACCTTTGAAAGACGTCACTCAATTAATAGGAAAAGACATTTATGTTAAACCCGGAAAATATCTTAGACGTTTAGAAAACCTAAACAGAGAACTCGGGGGTGGCATAAAAATTCACCAAGTAAGCAATGATAGCATAACGGTAGAAGACCTCATTACCCAAGTATCTAAGGGGGAGATACCCTATACAGTGTGCGATAATGATCTAGCTCGTTTGAATGCAACTTATTATCCCAACATTAATACCCAATTATCGATTAGCTTTGATCAACGTTCCTCATGGGCTGTCCGTAGAGATTGTCCACTATTAGCTCAAGCGGCTAATGAATGGAACAAAAAAAAACTTGCATCAACAGCCTACAAAGCGAGCATGAAGCGTTATTTTGAAAGAAGTAAAACAATAGTCTACTCTCCTATTCTTTCTTTACGTGAAGGTAAAATATCACACTTTGATAAACTCTTCAAAAAATATGCAAAAAATATTGATTGGGATTGGCGTTTACTGGCTTCTCTTGCCTATACAGAATCTAATTTTGATACAACAGCAGTATCATGGGCAGGAGCCAAAGGATTAATGCAATTAATGCCTGCAACAGGTCGAGCCATGGGAATTCCGGTAGGAAAAGAAGAAAATCCAGAAGAGAGTATTAAAGCTGCCACTAAATATATTACAGCAACCAGTAAAAGACTAAAAATGATTCCCGACAAAAAAGAGCGGGTAAAATTTATTTTAGCATCTTACAATGCAGGATTAGGACACGTCTCAGATGCAATGGCCTTAGCTAAAAAATACGGGAAAAACCCTTATATTTGGAGAAACAATGTAGAAAAATATATATTACTCAAAAGTAACGAACAATATTTTACCGATCCGGTTTGCCATTATGGCTATTTCCGAGGCATTGAAACATACAACTTCGTACGTGATATTATTTCACGTTACGAAGTTTACAAGACAAAAATCAAGAAATGA
- the metH gene encoding methionine synthase, with product MKKTIQQLVTERILILDGAMGTMIQRYNLREEDFRNERFEHISGQLKGNNDLLCLTKPNVIREIHQKYLEAGADIIETNTFNSTTISMADYHVQEYVREMNLAAVKLARGVADEYTARNPEKPRFVAGAIGPTNKTCSMSPDVNNPAFRALNYDGLAAAYQEQIEALLEGGVDLLLIETIFDTLNAKAAIFAAEKAMKVVGREVPLMISVTVSDIGGRTLSGQTLDAFLASIQHANIFSVGLNCSFGATQLKPFLAQMAARAPYYISAYPNAGLPNSLGAYDQTPEEMAAEVKEYIDENLVNIIGGCCGTTDAYIAKYNELIQEAKPHIPASKPNCMWISGLELLEVKPEINFVNIGERCNVAGSRKFLRLIQEKKYEEALSIARTQVEDGALIVDVNMDEGLLDGVEEMTTFLNLIASEPEIARVPIMIDSSKWEVIEAGLKCLQGKCVVNSISLKEGEAVFLEHANAVRQYGAAVVVMAFDEKGQADTAQRKIEVCERAYRLLVDKAGFNPHDIIFDPNILTVATGIEEHNNYAVDFLEATEWIRKNLPGAHVSGGVSNLSFSLRGNNYIREAIHAVFLYYAVQKGMDMGIVNPATSVLYTDIPADILEIIEDVVLNRRPDASELLIDLAEKMKATSKNSNTQVVRHDAWRDESLEERLKYALVKGIGDFLEDDLAEALKEYDKAVDIIEGPLMKGMNYVGDLFGAGKMFLPQVVKTARTMKKAVAILQPVIESEKSGDVQNAGKVLLATVKGDVHDIGKNIVGVVMACNGYEIIDLGVMVPSEIILKRAIEEKVNIIGLSGLITPSLEEMVHVASELEKAGFELPLLIGGATTSKLHTALKIDPVYHAPVVYLKDASQNAGVASQLLNPSLKNEFVKKVADEYEALRAKGKPVQREIISLEEAQKNKLNLF from the coding sequence ATGAAAAAGACTATTCAGCAACTTGTGACTGAGCGCATTCTTATTTTGGATGGGGCTATGGGAACTATGATCCAGCGATATAATCTTCGTGAAGAGGACTTTCGAAACGAACGTTTTGAACATATTTCCGGACAGTTAAAAGGCAATAACGATTTATTGTGTCTCACTAAACCGAATGTGATAAGGGAGATCCATCAAAAGTATTTAGAGGCAGGCGCCGATATTATAGAGACGAATACATTTAACTCTACGACGATTTCAATGGCTGATTATCATGTTCAAGAATATGTGCGTGAGATGAATTTGGCAGCTGTAAAATTGGCTCGAGGAGTGGCAGATGAATACACAGCTCGCAACCCTGAAAAACCACGTTTTGTGGCGGGAGCTATAGGCCCTACTAATAAAACTTGTTCAATGAGTCCGGATGTGAATAATCCAGCTTTTCGTGCATTGAATTATGATGGTTTGGCTGCTGCTTACCAAGAGCAAATTGAAGCGTTACTTGAGGGAGGGGTTGATTTACTTTTGATTGAGACTATTTTTGATACTTTGAATGCTAAGGCAGCTATTTTTGCAGCTGAAAAGGCTATGAAAGTAGTAGGAAGAGAAGTTCCTCTTATGATTTCGGTAACGGTATCCGACATAGGAGGACGTACGTTGTCCGGACAAACACTAGATGCTTTTTTGGCGTCTATTCAGCATGCTAATATCTTTTCTGTGGGACTCAACTGTTCGTTTGGTGCAACTCAGCTAAAACCTTTTTTGGCCCAAATGGCTGCTCGTGCTCCATATTATATTAGTGCTTATCCAAATGCTGGATTACCCAATAGTTTAGGAGCATATGATCAAACTCCTGAAGAGATGGCTGCCGAAGTGAAGGAATATATTGATGAGAATCTTGTTAATATTATTGGCGGATGCTGCGGTACTACCGATGCATATATTGCTAAATATAATGAGCTGATACAAGAAGCTAAACCACATATCCCAGCTTCAAAGCCGAATTGTATGTGGATATCAGGTTTGGAATTGCTGGAAGTGAAACCTGAAATTAATTTCGTTAATATAGGAGAACGTTGTAATGTTGCCGGGTCACGTAAATTTCTTCGGCTAATACAAGAAAAAAAATACGAGGAAGCACTTTCTATTGCTCGTACACAAGTTGAAGATGGTGCATTGATTGTCGATGTGAATATGGATGAGGGACTGCTTGATGGAGTTGAGGAAATGACGACTTTTCTTAATTTAATCGCTTCGGAACCTGAAATTGCTCGTGTACCTATAATGATTGATTCTTCTAAATGGGAAGTGATCGAAGCAGGCTTGAAATGTTTGCAAGGTAAATGTGTGGTAAATTCAATTTCTTTGAAAGAAGGAGAAGCCGTTTTTCTTGAACATGCTAATGCTGTCAGACAATATGGTGCTGCAGTGGTAGTAATGGCCTTTGATGAAAAGGGGCAGGCAGATACAGCACAGCGAAAGATAGAGGTTTGTGAACGAGCTTATCGCTTGCTTGTTGACAAAGCAGGTTTTAATCCTCATGATATAATCTTCGATCCTAATATATTGACGGTTGCTACAGGGATTGAAGAACATAATAATTATGCGGTAGATTTTCTGGAAGCTACGGAATGGATACGTAAAAACTTACCGGGTGCACACGTGAGTGGTGGCGTAAGTAATCTCTCTTTTTCTCTGCGTGGCAATAATTATATTCGTGAGGCAATACACGCCGTCTTTTTATACTATGCTGTTCAAAAAGGAATGGATATGGGAATAGTAAATCCGGCAACCTCGGTACTTTATACGGATATTCCTGCCGATATACTTGAGATTATTGAAGATGTGGTATTGAATCGTCGTCCGGATGCTTCGGAATTGTTGATTGATCTTGCAGAGAAAATGAAAGCAACCTCTAAAAATAGCAATACGCAAGTGGTACGACACGATGCTTGGCGTGATGAATCGTTAGAAGAGCGATTAAAGTACGCATTGGTTAAAGGTATTGGAGATTTTTTAGAGGATGATTTGGCTGAAGCTTTAAAAGAATATGATAAAGCGGTAGATATTATTGAAGGTCCTTTAATGAAAGGTATGAATTATGTTGGCGATTTGTTTGGTGCTGGAAAGATGTTTTTACCTCAGGTTGTGAAAACAGCTCGTACAATGAAAAAAGCGGTAGCTATACTTCAACCTGTTATTGAATCCGAAAAATCGGGAGATGTTCAGAATGCCGGTAAAGTTTTATTGGCTACAGTAAAGGGAGATGTACATGATATCGGGAAAAATATTGTGGGGGTTGTGATGGCTTGTAATGGCTATGAAATTATTGACCTTGGAGTGATGGTGCCTTCCGAAATTATTCTTAAACGTGCGATAGAAGAAAAGGTGAATATAATTGGGCTTAGTGGACTGATAACACCTTCATTGGAGGAAATGGTGCATGTTGCCTCTGAACTGGAGAAGGCAGGATTTGAACTCCCACTATTGATAGGAGGAGCTACCACCTCAAAATTGCATACGGCACTAAAAATTGATCCTGTCTATCACGCTCCGGTAGTGTACTTGAAAGATGCTTCGCAGAATGCTGGTGTAGCGTCGCAACTACTTAATCCTTCATTGAAAAATGAATTTGTTAAAAAAGTGGCTGATGAATATGAGGCTTTACGTGCAAAAGGGAAGCCGGTACAGCGAGAAATTATCTCTTTGGAAGAAGCTCAAAAGAATAAGCTTAATTTATTTTAG
- a CDS encoding nucleoside recognition protein: MKIFFGGLGSCVKQALPKAMHISVWLLKIVLPVSLVVRLMQYYGIITILADYLHPLFNFIGLPGATAIVFITSIFLPLYGTIAVMTSLSMTMREATILTLMCLVAHSLLVECAVMKKTGSSFIKMILLRIGMAFVVAMFLNAVLPVNNTPFMMVMHQEQYDSIGMLLLGWIESSTMLILIIMLIITALMILQRILIEFNLIEYISRPLRPLMIFFGLPDKAPFFWLVGNVVGLAYGSAVMIDMVQEGKLSLKESNDLNHHLAISHSLLEDTLLFAALGINIWVIMGTRVSFAMAVVWGRKLFTTVFNR; encoded by the coding sequence ATGAAGATTTTTTTTGGAGGCTTGGGTTCATGCGTAAAACAAGCATTGCCCAAAGCGATGCATATTAGTGTTTGGCTGCTAAAAATAGTACTTCCGGTTTCTTTGGTTGTTCGTTTAATGCAATATTATGGTATCATTACCATATTAGCTGATTATTTACATCCTCTTTTTAATTTTATAGGTTTGCCGGGAGCTACGGCTATTGTTTTTATTACTAGTATTTTCCTTCCTCTATATGGTACGATAGCAGTGATGACTTCATTGTCTATGACAATGCGCGAAGCAACAATCTTAACTTTGATGTGTTTAGTAGCTCATAGTTTGCTCGTGGAATGTGCTGTAATGAAGAAAACTGGTTCCTCTTTTATCAAAATGATTCTTTTACGTATTGGAATGGCTTTTGTCGTTGCAATGTTTTTAAATGCTGTATTGCCAGTGAACAATACCCCTTTTATGATGGTTATGCATCAAGAGCAATATGATTCGATTGGGATGTTGTTGTTGGGATGGATAGAGTCTTCTACGATGCTAATATTGATTATTATGTTAATTATTACTGCATTGATGATTTTGCAAAGGATCCTGATTGAATTTAATCTAATAGAATATATTTCTCGCCCGCTACGTCCGTTGATGATATTTTTTGGCCTACCAGATAAGGCTCCTTTTTTCTGGTTGGTAGGTAATGTTGTTGGATTGGCTTACGGTAGTGCAGTTATGATAGATATGGTTCAAGAAGGGAAGTTGAGCCTGAAAGAATCAAATGATCTTAATCACCATTTGGCTATATCGCATTCATTGCTTGAAGATACATTGCTTTTTGCCGCTTTAGGTATTAATATATGGGTGATAATGGGAACCCGCGTTTCTTTCGCTATGGCAGTAGTGTGGGGACGCAAGCTTTTTACAACAGTTTTTAATCGTTAA